One Methylobacterium oryzae DNA window includes the following coding sequences:
- a CDS encoding sensor histidine kinase, with translation MTPQTDQTEVEPSPEPRRAPAPPDLDYRLRQQAILSEFGVEALRGTDVDHLLQRAAELCAQGMGAEFCKALEYRRGADTLLVRAGVGWGPDVIGKARIGADLASPAGFALKTGRPVISNHLADETRFRTPQLMAEHGIRRAINVLIENRDGAFGVLEVDDTREGMFAEADIAFMQGFANLLGGAIERQRTESLLRAALARQDLLAREMSHRVKNSLAIVASLLALQARAAEEPAVQAALSDARSRVEAIAGVHDQLWRQGDKVEGEGEGVPGELDLAPFLEKLVANLASGVPGQRLTCTACPQRISADRAIPIGLLVNELVTNALKYAYPTETHPAGGEIRVRAERRPEGLVVEVADDGIGLPAGFEIGRSSKSLGMRVVGSLTRQLGGSLTIPVREKGACFRLEVPLEVTPEAPPAG, from the coding sequence ATGACTCCGCAGACCGACCAGACCGAAGTGGAACCGAGCCCCGAGCCGCGCCGCGCGCCCGCGCCGCCCGATCTCGACTATCGCCTGCGCCAGCAGGCGATCCTGTCGGAGTTCGGTGTCGAGGCCTTGCGCGGCACCGACGTCGACCACCTGCTGCAGCGGGCCGCGGAACTGTGCGCGCAGGGCATGGGCGCCGAGTTCTGCAAGGCCCTGGAATATCGGCGCGGCGCCGACACCCTGCTGGTCCGGGCCGGTGTCGGCTGGGGGCCCGACGTGATCGGCAAGGCCCGGATCGGGGCCGATCTCGCCTCCCCGGCCGGATTCGCCCTCAAGACCGGCCGGCCTGTGATCTCCAACCACCTCGCCGACGAGACCCGGTTCCGCACGCCGCAGCTCATGGCCGAGCACGGCATCCGCCGGGCGATCAACGTGCTGATCGAGAACCGGGACGGCGCCTTCGGGGTGCTGGAGGTGGACGATACCCGCGAGGGCATGTTCGCGGAGGCCGACATCGCCTTCATGCAGGGCTTCGCCAACCTGCTCGGCGGCGCCATCGAGCGCCAGCGCACCGAGAGCCTGCTGCGGGCCGCCCTCGCCCGGCAGGACCTGCTCGCCCGCGAGATGAGCCACCGGGTCAAGAACAGCCTCGCCATCGTGGCGAGCCTCCTGGCCCTGCAGGCCCGGGCCGCCGAGGAACCCGCCGTTCAGGCGGCTCTGTCGGACGCGCGCAGCCGCGTCGAGGCGATCGCGGGCGTGCACGACCAGCTCTGGCGGCAAGGTGACAAGGTAGAGGGTGAAGGGGAGGGGGTGCCGGGCGAGCTCGACCTCGCGCCCTTCCTGGAGAAGCTGGTGGCCAACCTCGCCAGCGGCGTGCCGGGTCAGCGGCTTACCTGCACGGCCTGCCCGCAGCGGATCTCGGCCGACCGGGCGATTCCCATCGGCCTCCTGGTCAACGAACTCGTCACCAACGCGCTGAAATACGCCTACCCGACCGAGACGCACCCGGCGGGCGGCGAGATCCGGGTCCGCGCCGAGCGGCGGCCGGAGGGGCTCGTGGTCGAGGTTGCCGACGACGGGATCGGCCTTCCGGCGGGGTTCGAGATCGGGCGCAGCTCGAAGAGCCTGGGCATGCGGGTGGTCGGCAGCCTCACGCGCCAGCTCGGCGGCAGCCTGACGATCCCGGTCCGAGAGAAGGGCGCCTGCTTCCGCCTGGAAGTGCCCCTGGAGGTAACCCCGGAGGCGCCCCCGGCCGGCTGA
- a CDS encoding DUF2945 domain-containing protein, with the protein MTAKAKVKTGDDVTYKWGKGTVSGEVTKVHTRDVEKTIKGNTVKREASKAEPALEIKTAKGKTVLKSASEVRVKSA; encoded by the coding sequence ATGACCGCCAAGGCGAAGGTGAAGACCGGGGACGACGTCACCTACAAATGGGGCAAGGGCACCGTCTCGGGTGAGGTGACCAAGGTCCACACGCGGGACGTGGAGAAGACCATCAAGGGCAACACGGTGAAGCGCGAAGCCTCAAAGGCCGAGCCCGCCCTCGAGATCAAGACCGCCAAGGGCAAGACCGTGCTGAAATCGGCCTCTGAGGTCCGGGTCAAGTCGGCGTAA
- a CDS encoding (2Fe-2S)-binding protein, whose protein sequence is MTIPLRLTLNGQPREIALDDPRVTLLDLLRERLGLTGAKKGCDRGQCGACTVLVDGRRINSCLTLAASLDGAEVLTIEGLAEGDRLHPVQAAFIAHDGFQCGFCTPGQIMSAVGLIREGQAGTDPERIREGMSGNLCRCGAYAGILDAVQDAAARTSEQREDAA, encoded by the coding sequence ATGACCATTCCCCTCAGGCTCACCCTGAACGGGCAGCCGCGCGAGATCGCCCTCGACGATCCGCGCGTCACCCTCCTCGATCTCCTGCGCGAGCGCCTCGGTCTGACGGGCGCCAAGAAGGGCTGCGACCGCGGCCAGTGCGGCGCCTGCACGGTCCTGGTGGACGGGCGCCGGATCAACAGCTGCCTGACCCTCGCCGCGAGCCTCGACGGCGCCGAGGTGCTGACCATCGAGGGGCTCGCCGAGGGCGACCGGCTGCACCCGGTCCAGGCGGCCTTCATCGCCCATGACGGCTTCCAGTGCGGCTTCTGCACGCCGGGCCAGATCATGAGCGCGGTCGGCCTGATCCGCGAGGGCCAGGCCGGGACCGATCCGGAGCGCATCCGCGAGGGCATGAGCGGCAATCTCTGCCGCTGCGGCGCCTACGCGGGGATCCTGGACGCCGTGCAGGACGCGGCCGCCCGGACCTCGGAGCAGCGGGAGGACGCGGCGTGA
- a CDS encoding FAD binding domain-containing protein — translation MRTFDYIRPASVPEAVAAGQQPGTAFLAAGTNLVDLMKGGVATPERVVDITRLPGLSAIERLPDGTARVGALVRNSDLAHDPAFAKAYPMVAEALLAGASAQLRNAATVGGNLMQRTRCQYFTDAVSPCNKRAPGSGCAALGHATRIHAVQGWSEHCIATHPSDFCVPLAALDAVVEIAGPDGAREVPLTAFHHLPGDHPERETELRAGELITALRLPPEAAAFRGNARYLKVRDRTSYAFAVVSAAAALTLEAGGRIGQARLALGGLALKPWRVAEAEAALAGQAPSPEAFAKAAEAALAGAKPTGEANAFKVELARRVAIRALTQAAAGTPARIPALPASPFGIV, via the coding sequence GTGAGGACCTTCGACTACATCCGCCCCGCGAGCGTGCCCGAGGCCGTGGCGGCCGGCCAGCAGCCGGGCACCGCCTTCCTCGCCGCCGGCACCAACCTCGTCGACCTGATGAAGGGCGGTGTCGCCACCCCGGAGCGGGTCGTCGACATCACCCGCCTCCCTGGCCTCTCGGCCATCGAGCGGCTGCCGGACGGCACCGCCCGGGTCGGGGCCCTGGTCCGCAACAGCGACCTCGCCCACGACCCGGCCTTCGCCAAGGCCTACCCGATGGTGGCCGAGGCCCTGCTGGCCGGCGCCTCGGCGCAGCTGCGCAACGCCGCCACGGTCGGCGGCAACCTGATGCAGCGCACCCGCTGCCAGTACTTCACCGACGCGGTCTCGCCCTGCAACAAGCGCGCGCCCGGCTCCGGCTGCGCGGCCCTGGGGCACGCCACCCGCATCCACGCGGTCCAGGGCTGGAGCGAGCACTGCATCGCCACCCACCCGTCCGACTTCTGCGTGCCGCTCGCCGCCCTCGACGCGGTGGTCGAGATCGCCGGGCCGGACGGTGCCCGGGAGGTGCCGCTCACCGCGTTCCACCACCTTCCCGGCGACCACCCGGAGCGGGAGACCGAGCTGCGGGCCGGCGAGCTGATCACCGCCCTGCGCCTGCCCCCCGAGGCGGCCGCGTTCCGGGGCAATGCCCGCTACCTCAAGGTCCGCGATCGCACCTCCTACGCCTTCGCGGTGGTCTCGGCGGCGGCCGCCCTCACCCTGGAGGCCGGAGGCCGGATCGGCCAGGCCCGGCTCGCCCTGGGCGGGCTGGCGCTCAAGCCCTGGCGGGTGGCGGAGGCTGAAGCCGCGCTCGCCGGGCAGGCACCCTCCCCCGAGGCTTTCGCGAAGGCCGCCGAGGCCGCGCTCGCCGGCGCCAAGCCCACCGGTGAGGCCAACGCCTTCAAGGTCGAGCTCGCCCGCCGGGTGGCGATCCGCGCGCTGACCCAGGCCGCCGCGGGCACGCCCGCACGGATCCCGGCCCTCCCCGCCTCCCCGTTCGGCATCGTCTGA
- a CDS encoding xanthine dehydrogenase family protein molybdopterin-binding subunit — translation MTATSTPASNLPAGAIRHGSSIGQPLTRRDGPLKVTGQARFSADNLPPGTLHAALCVARIARGRVTGLDVAAAEAHPGVVAVMRPGHAPTLAKDPDAKDGPFTFRLDLLQNDRVRYANQPIAVVIAETLEAATEGARLLAPTYAAETPRIGLDSGEAFTPDSVGVGAPPVETDGDVEAGLAAASKTIAATYETPAQYHNAMEPHAAVASWDGDRLTLFMPTQALAMSQARLAGLFGIGPDDIHIESPYLGGGFGSKGVPAGPQVLACMAAKLVGRPVKLVPTRTQMYGPMGHRGPTRQTLRLGADASGKLTALDHHIRTASSSFDDFFEPAGRATSTLYASPAIAIRHEAVRLDTGTPLFMRAPGEASGSVALESALDEMAHELGMDPLEFRLANYAEVEPITGKPFSSKALRDCYRRGAEAFGWVGRPLQPRQTRDRDGFLVGTGMGTATFPALIFEGMARAEIRADGTGTVELGAIDMGQGSWTALAQIAADGLGIGMDALTFRMGSSDLPNAGIAGGSGHTATAGGAVHAAAGDVIRQLAELATNDPASPLYGAGNAGVTAAGGRLTRRDDPGRSESFTDILRRAGRSRIEGQGKAGADPAAQASYAMHAHGAVFAEVKVDPDLGQIRVSRLVGAFAAGRVINPRLVQSQYYGGMIWGLSFALHERAEMDPRTGRFLNDNLAEYHVPVNADVPAMEAILVHEDDAVVNNLGVKGVGEIGITGTVGAIANAVWHATGVRVREMPITLDKLLG, via the coding sequence ATGACCGCGACCTCCACGCCCGCCTCGAATCTCCCCGCCGGCGCGATCCGGCACGGCTCCAGCATCGGCCAGCCGCTGACCCGGCGCGACGGCCCGCTCAAGGTGACGGGCCAGGCCCGCTTCTCCGCCGACAACCTGCCGCCCGGAACCCTCCACGCGGCGCTCTGCGTCGCCCGGATCGCCCGCGGACGCGTCACCGGCCTCGACGTGGCCGCCGCGGAGGCGCATCCCGGCGTCGTCGCGGTGATGCGGCCGGGGCACGCCCCGACGCTCGCCAAGGACCCGGACGCCAAGGACGGGCCGTTCACGTTCCGCCTCGACCTCCTGCAGAACGACCGCGTCCGCTACGCCAACCAGCCCATCGCCGTGGTGATCGCCGAGACCCTGGAGGCGGCCACCGAGGGCGCCCGGCTGCTCGCCCCGACCTACGCGGCCGAGACGCCGCGGATCGGGCTCGATTCCGGCGAGGCCTTCACGCCGGATTCGGTCGGCGTCGGCGCGCCGCCCGTCGAGACGGACGGCGACGTCGAGGCCGGACTCGCGGCCGCGTCCAAGACGATCGCCGCCACCTACGAGACGCCGGCCCAGTATCACAACGCCATGGAGCCCCACGCGGCGGTGGCGAGCTGGGACGGGGACCGGCTGACGCTGTTCATGCCGACCCAGGCGCTCGCCATGTCGCAGGCAAGGCTCGCCGGGCTGTTCGGCATCGGCCCCGACGACATCCACATCGAGAGCCCCTATCTCGGCGGCGGCTTCGGCTCGAAGGGCGTCCCCGCCGGGCCGCAGGTGCTCGCCTGCATGGCGGCGAAGCTCGTCGGCCGGCCGGTGAAACTCGTCCCGACCCGGACCCAGATGTACGGCCCGATGGGCCATCGCGGACCGACCCGGCAGACCCTCCGGCTCGGCGCCGACGCCTCCGGCAAGCTGACGGCCCTCGACCACCACATCCGCACCGCCTCGTCGAGCTTCGACGACTTCTTCGAGCCGGCGGGCCGGGCGACCAGCACCCTGTACGCGAGCCCGGCCATCGCCATCCGGCACGAGGCCGTGCGCCTCGACACCGGCACGCCGCTGTTCATGCGCGCGCCCGGCGAGGCGTCCGGCAGCGTCGCCCTGGAGAGCGCGCTGGACGAGATGGCCCACGAACTCGGCATGGACCCGCTGGAGTTCCGGCTCGCCAACTACGCCGAGGTCGAGCCGATCACCGGCAAGCCGTTCTCCTCGAAGGCCCTGCGGGACTGCTACCGGCGCGGCGCCGAGGCCTTCGGCTGGGTCGGTCGCCCGCTGCAGCCCCGCCAGACCCGCGACCGGGACGGGTTCCTGGTCGGCACCGGCATGGGCACCGCTACCTTCCCGGCGCTGATCTTCGAGGGGATGGCCCGGGCCGAGATCCGCGCCGACGGCACCGGCACGGTGGAGCTCGGGGCGATCGACATGGGCCAGGGCTCGTGGACGGCGCTCGCCCAGATCGCCGCCGACGGCCTCGGGATCGGGATGGACGCCCTCACCTTCCGGATGGGCTCGTCAGACCTGCCGAATGCCGGCATCGCGGGCGGCTCGGGCCACACCGCCACGGCGGGCGGCGCGGTCCACGCGGCGGCCGGCGACGTGATCCGGCAGCTCGCGGAGCTCGCCACCAACGACCCCGCCTCCCCGCTCTACGGCGCCGGCAATGCCGGCGTGACCGCCGCGGGCGGGCGTCTGACCCGGCGCGACGACCCGGGCCGGAGCGAGTCCTTCACCGACATCCTCCGGCGGGCCGGCCGGTCGCGCATCGAGGGCCAGGGCAAGGCCGGCGCCGACCCGGCCGCGCAGGCCTCCTACGCCATGCACGCCCACGGCGCGGTCTTCGCCGAGGTGAAGGTCGATCCCGATCTCGGCCAGATCCGCGTGAGCCGCCTCGTCGGCGCCTTCGCGGCGGGCCGGGTGATCAACCCGCGCCTCGTCCAGAGCCAGTATTACGGCGGGATGATCTGGGGCCTGTCCTTCGCCCTGCACGAGCGGGCCGAGATGGACCCGCGCACCGGCCGCTTCCTCAACGACAACCTCGCCGAGTACCACGTGCCGGTGAACGCCGACGTGCCCGCCATGGAGGCGATCCTGGTCCACGAGGACGACGCGGTGGTGAACAACCTGGGCGTGAAGGGGGTCGGCGAGATCGGCATCACCGGCACGGTGGGCGCCATCGCCAACGCGGTCTGGCACGCCACCGGCGTGCGGGTCCGCGAGATGCCGATCACCCTCGACAAGCTGCTGGGCTGA